In Fibrobacter succinogenes, a single window of DNA contains:
- a CDS encoding type II secretion system protein, translating into MKKQGFSLIELMVTIVIMGVIAAVAVPKLFGFMAKSKATEITVAAGTYIKLQEVYIHDHTQGGNWFNIGYKSPAGNSTGKASTQNFEYDADQTTHNWTASPIVTLGDCAKGKKWFVNYKLNPPHDMKYWASTDDETNCITALLPNFSKLSNTTTPITSPGE; encoded by the coding sequence ATGAAAAAGCAAGGTTTTTCCCTTATCGAGTTGATGGTTACCATCGTAATCATGGGCGTCATCGCAGCAGTCGCCGTTCCAAAGTTGTTTGGTTTTATGGCCAAATCCAAAGCAACCGAAATCACCGTGGCCGCAGGGACTTACATCAAACTGCAAGAAGTCTACATCCACGACCACACCCAAGGCGGAAACTGGTTCAACATCGGTTATAAATCCCCTGCAGGGAACTCCACCGGCAAAGCGAGCACTCAGAATTTCGAGTACGATGCCGATCAGACAACACACAACTGGACCGCCTCGCCCATTGTCACCTTGGGCGATTGCGCGAAAGGCAAAAAGTGGTTTGTCAACTATAAATTGAACCCGCCGCACGACATGAAATACTGGGCGTCCACGGACGATGAAACAAATTGCATCACCGCCTTGCTCCCAAACTTCAGCAAATTAAGCAACACTACAACACCTATTACAAGCCCCGG